Proteins encoded in a region of the Salinicoccus sp. RF5 genome:
- a CDS encoding ROK family protein, whose protein sequence is MKIGVFDIGGTSIKYGIIDIQGNLTEQGTIPTEAYNGGNSIIERVGRLAEMLKKKHEIEGIGISSAGQINSMMGKVVHATDSIPGYKGLNISDMLSEKVQLPVSVENDVNCTALGEKWNGNAKEEDDFLCVTIGTGIGGAIFLNGELYTGTTFAAGEWGHMTLYPNGKSCLCGFKGCYEEYASSRALQRKVDDNFTGMDLKIFFEKVREGHDIAVKIFDEWIEDLTLGLKSLIHAMNPSLILIGGGITAQGTFLENAINVKIEGMLLPNHKDKLTVKLAKNRNQANLYGAAIHFWSTYESR, encoded by the coding sequence ATGAAGATTGGTGTTTTTGATATTGGTGGAACTTCAATAAAATATGGGATAATCGACATACAGGGCAATCTTACGGAACAGGGCACTATTCCAACCGAAGCTTATAATGGTGGAAACTCGATTATAGAACGTGTTGGAAGGCTGGCCGAGATGTTGAAAAAAAAACACGAAATTGAAGGCATAGGTATAAGTTCGGCTGGACAAATCAATTCTATGATGGGGAAAGTTGTGCATGCTACTGATTCTATTCCTGGATATAAAGGCCTTAATATTTCAGATATGCTGTCAGAAAAGGTACAGTTACCTGTTTCAGTGGAAAATGATGTTAACTGTACTGCCCTAGGTGAGAAATGGAATGGAAATGCTAAAGAAGAAGATGATTTTCTTTGTGTTACAATTGGTACGGGTATAGGTGGTGCGATTTTTCTGAATGGAGAATTATATACAGGTACTACTTTTGCCGCAGGTGAGTGGGGACATATGACATTGTACCCAAACGGAAAATCATGTCTATGTGGGTTTAAAGGGTGTTACGAAGAATATGCATCCAGTCGTGCGCTTCAAAGAAAAGTGGATGATAATTTTACCGGCATGGATCTCAAAATCTTTTTTGAAAAAGTGAGAGAAGGTCATGATATAGCAGTGAAGATCTTTGATGAATGGATTGAAGACCTTACACTAGGGCTCAAATCTCTTATTCATGCAATGAACCCTTCTCTAATTTTAATTGGAGGAGGAATAACTGCTCAAGGAACTTTTCTGGAGAATGCCATTAATGTAAAAATTGAAGGGATGTTGCTTCCTAACCATAAGGATAAGTTGACAGTTAAACTTGCTAAAAATCGTAACCAAGCCAATCTTTACGGGGCAGCTATACATTTTTGGAGTACATATGAAAGCAGGTAG
- a CDS encoding acyltransferase has product MSQKKRFTEIDALRGLAAIAVILFHYTTYYDGRFGHLKDGYIDWFWFGEYGVQLFFIISGFVIYMSIMRARSASDFAIKRSIRLYPSYMFAVALTFIIVSMSVMDDLKVGFGEALINMTMLQDFFTGIGRVDGVYWTLRVELTFYVLMGVLLLFGKAKHIMPVTVGWLVASVLIQIVHRTVDTELTSIIREYSIASFSHMFIIGMMFYAIWQHGHRFKYHMVMAMAVIYDIFFQSVENAMFTLLFITVFHLILAGRLKFLSSKVFVFFGTISYPVYLVHQNIGYVMINRMESTGLVHEIYLLIPIGVSILLAYAIHRLIEQPSHNALYRLYKERRDAYPEGAMLKR; this is encoded by the coding sequence ATGTCACAGAAGAAACGCTTCACAGAGATTGATGCACTGAGGGGGCTCGCCGCCATTGCGGTCATCCTCTTCCACTATACAACCTACTACGACGGACGCTTCGGCCACCTGAAGGATGGCTATATCGACTGGTTCTGGTTCGGTGAATACGGCGTGCAGCTGTTCTTCATCATCAGCGGATTCGTCATCTACATGTCCATCATGCGGGCACGGTCCGCTTCCGATTTCGCCATCAAGCGGTCCATCCGGCTGTATCCGTCGTATATGTTCGCCGTGGCCCTCACGTTCATCATCGTGTCGATGTCGGTGATGGATGACCTCAAGGTCGGGTTCGGCGAGGCCCTGATCAACATGACCATGCTTCAGGACTTCTTCACCGGCATCGGCCGGGTCGACGGCGTCTACTGGACACTCCGTGTGGAGCTGACCTTCTATGTGCTGATGGGTGTCCTGCTGCTGTTCGGGAAGGCGAAGCACATCATGCCCGTCACAGTCGGCTGGCTTGTGGCTTCCGTGCTGATCCAGATCGTCCACCGCACGGTAGATACGGAACTGACTTCGATCATCCGTGAATACTCCATCGCAAGCTTCAGCCATATGTTCATCATCGGCATGATGTTCTATGCTATCTGGCAGCACGGCCACCGGTTCAAATACCACATGGTGATGGCGATGGCGGTCATCTACGACATCTTTTTCCAGAGTGTCGAGAACGCGATGTTTACACTGCTGTTCATCACCGTCTTCCACCTGATACTCGCCGGCAGGCTGAAGTTCCTGAGTTCGAAGGTGTTCGTCTTCTTCGGCACCATCTCGTATCCGGTCTACCTGGTCCACCAGAATATCGGCTATGTAATGATCAACCGGATGGAATCCACCGGACTCGTACACGAAATTTACCTGCTGATTCCAATCGGTGTCAGCATACTGCTGGCATACGCCATCCACCGCCTCATCGAGCAGCCGAGCCACAATGCGCTCTACAGGCTGTATAAGGAGAGACGCGACGCATATCCGGAAGGCGCCATGCTGAAGCGGTGA
- a CDS encoding dihydrofolate reductase family protein: MARRVVLDLAVTLDGFIEGEHGEIDWCIMDPEMDFTAFLESVDTILFGRKSYDLWKSYVPEGEVSDLDKEMMQMVEDKEKVVFSRSKRGTEGNVTFSDDVEGAVERLKAQAGRDLWLYGGAELIAECVNLGLVDEYRLSVHPVVLGRGKPLFSNIEGRLDLELQKVNRYDSGVVQLIYGRA; the protein is encoded by the coding sequence ATGGCGCGACGCGTCGTACTGGATCTTGCTGTAACATTGGATGGTTTCATTGAAGGGGAACACGGGGAAATAGACTGGTGCATCATGGATCCGGAGATGGACTTTACGGCCTTCCTCGAATCGGTGGACACTATACTCTTCGGCAGGAAGAGCTATGACTTGTGGAAATCTTATGTTCCGGAAGGGGAAGTGTCCGACCTCGACAAAGAGATGATGCAGATGGTTGAAGATAAGGAGAAGGTCGTCTTTTCACGCTCGAAGCGCGGAACGGAGGGCAATGTGACATTCTCTGATGATGTCGAAGGCGCTGTTGAGAGATTGAAGGCGCAGGCAGGACGGGACCTCTGGCTGTACGGCGGTGCCGAACTGATTGCAGAATGCGTCAACCTGGGGCTTGTCGATGAATACCGGCTCTCCGTCCACCCGGTCGTCCTCGGCCGGGGCAAGCCGCTGTTCAGCAATATTGAAGGGCGGCTCGACCTCGAGCTCCAGAAAGTGAACAGATATGACTCCGGTGTCGTCCAGCTGATCTATGGAAGGGCGTAG
- a CDS encoding monooxygenase, producing MAVLLQVDFEMEGPFGTEMAEGFRDLAESINEEPGFLWKIWTENENEGEAGGIYVFETKEDAENYLKMHTERLAGFGITDVNGKIFNINQQLSKINNAPME from the coding sequence ATGGCAGTACTATTACAGGTGGATTTTGAAATGGAGGGCCCTTTCGGCACTGAAATGGCGGAAGGGTTCAGGGATCTTGCTGAAAGCATCAATGAAGAGCCGGGCTTCCTGTGGAAGATCTGGACGGAGAATGAAAATGAAGGTGAAGCCGGTGGCATCTATGTATTCGAAACGAAAGAGGATGCCGAGAACTACTTGAAGATGCATACCGAACGGCTCGCAGGCTTCGGCATCACAGATGTGAACGGTAAGATATTCAATATCAACCAGCAGCTCTCAAAAATCAATAATGCACCGATGGAATAG
- a CDS encoding FAD-binding protein, which produces MHIKHTVHTDVLVVGSGLSGIRVTKELAEKGHEVMMVTKTHLASGSSFFPLKASLGTQVTRDIADRKVFYKDIERMSRGMHDRKLAETYIDEIPEAVSEYGDVGVKANKLEDERKACFAEHPRDIYLLQDWNETRKNVEQIFEKFDSIELMTKTVVVTLIVNNGRVSGAVLIDHNNDFVHVSCSAVILCTGGFGNIYKHNLNPNDVDGSGHILALDAGAELVNMEFIQFIPGITTPKYKTLFGEHTLEYCKDIVDDSGASIIDSWLPAGISRSELMSIRSTHGPFTHTLKSRYFDISMMQKIIEEKKEDGFKLIFDENLYKTGDQFYSVYLDWLKQQGIDMVEDDIKIAPFAHASNGGVSIDVNGCTGVGGLYAIGELSCNVEGANRLGGNSTGACMVFGKRAGLHCNEYLKSSSVSSSILEAESALLSFCHIDELHEFSEEGLRSNQVIKEIQEIMWYHANVVRSEEGLKTALLKVNDLSSNFTAASILESKNKKSAVKAMNFLRLSEILLNTMLRRRESRGAHYRMDYPCESKEYRYKTKVKFSETSTVTYRFTE; this is translated from the coding sequence ATGCATATTAAACATACAGTACATACAGATGTACTAGTTGTAGGCAGTGGTCTTTCAGGTATACGGGTAACTAAAGAACTAGCAGAAAAAGGACATGAAGTCATGATGGTCACCAAGACGCATCTGGCTTCTGGCTCCAGTTTCTTTCCTTTGAAAGCCTCACTGGGGACGCAAGTTACCAGAGATATTGCCGATAGAAAAGTATTCTACAAGGATATAGAAAGAATGTCCCGCGGCATGCATGACAGAAAATTAGCTGAAACCTATATAGACGAGATACCAGAGGCCGTTTCTGAATATGGAGATGTAGGAGTTAAAGCTAACAAGCTTGAAGATGAACGGAAAGCTTGTTTTGCGGAACATCCGAGAGATATATATTTGCTCCAAGATTGGAACGAGACCAGAAAAAATGTTGAACAAATCTTCGAAAAGTTTGATTCAATTGAACTTATGACCAAAACAGTAGTAGTTACTTTGATAGTGAATAATGGAAGAGTTAGTGGCGCAGTTCTCATCGATCACAATAACGATTTTGTTCATGTATCATGTAGTGCTGTCATATTATGCACCGGTGGATTCGGGAATATATATAAGCATAATCTGAATCCAAACGATGTTGATGGCTCTGGACATATTCTTGCATTGGATGCTGGTGCAGAATTAGTGAATATGGAGTTCATTCAATTCATACCTGGCATCACTACACCAAAGTATAAAACTTTATTTGGTGAGCACACTTTAGAATACTGTAAGGATATTGTTGATGATTCAGGAGCGAGTATAATCGATAGCTGGCTGCCTGCAGGGATTTCGCGCAGTGAATTGATGTCGATCAGAAGTACTCATGGCCCTTTTACACATACTCTGAAATCACGGTATTTCGATATTTCTATGATGCAGAAAATAATTGAAGAGAAAAAAGAAGATGGCTTCAAGTTGATATTTGATGAAAATCTGTATAAGACGGGTGATCAGTTCTATTCTGTCTATCTGGATTGGCTTAAGCAACAGGGAATTGATATGGTGGAAGATGATATTAAAATAGCACCTTTCGCACATGCAAGTAACGGTGGTGTATCAATCGATGTAAACGGATGTACAGGGGTAGGAGGTTTATATGCCATTGGTGAACTATCATGTAATGTGGAGGGGGCCAACAGGCTTGGAGGGAACTCCACAGGTGCTTGCATGGTGTTTGGTAAGCGTGCAGGATTACACTGCAATGAATATCTCAAATCATCTTCAGTGAGCTCCAGTATTCTTGAAGCAGAGAGTGCACTCCTTTCGTTCTGCCATATTGATGAACTTCATGAATTTTCGGAAGAAGGATTAAGATCTAATCAGGTTATAAAAGAAATACAGGAGATAATGTGGTATCATGCTAATGTTGTTAGAAGTGAAGAAGGACTTAAAACAGCACTGTTGAAAGTGAATGACTTATCATCAAATTTTACAGCCGCATCCATATTAGAAAGCAAAAATAAAAAGTCAGCAGTGAAAGCAATGAACTTTCTAAGACTATCAGAGATTCTACTGAATACAATGTTGAGACGAAGGGAGTCCAGAGGAGCACATTATAGAATGGATTATCCGTGTGAATCAAAAGAATATAGATACAAAACGAAGGTGAAGTTTAGCGAAACAAGCACTGTAACCTACAGATTTACAGAATGA
- a CDS encoding MurR/RpiR family transcriptional regulator — translation MNKGNQEIKATIRLEQAKQNFTKSEHKIYQYIINNTDHVLYHSLTELSEACSVGEATVLRLFRKIGYKGFQEFKFSLAKEIDSNDEENQDDSYVYKVKKNMVTAIEDSYHVIDERKLQEALQLIEDGKKVVIFGVGSSSIAALDMQTRLLRIGINVEVFGDPHFQIMRTASMDTDTIVIAISLTGSSKDTVDSVEAAKKKGAKVISITNYSKSPLTKLSDCILLSSAKESPLDSGSLVSKVAQLFVIDLICTGLTIRNFERAEESKMIISESITGKLY, via the coding sequence TTGAATAAAGGAAATCAAGAAATAAAAGCCACTATAAGGCTGGAACAAGCTAAACAAAATTTTACTAAGTCGGAGCACAAGATATATCAATACATTATAAACAATACTGACCATGTGCTGTATCATTCTCTGACGGAACTTTCAGAAGCGTGTAGTGTAGGAGAAGCAACGGTGCTACGTTTATTTAGAAAAATCGGCTATAAAGGATTTCAAGAATTTAAATTCTCCTTGGCGAAAGAAATAGATTCAAATGACGAAGAGAACCAAGATGATTCATATGTTTATAAAGTTAAGAAGAACATGGTTACTGCCATTGAAGACTCATATCATGTGATTGATGAACGTAAATTGCAGGAAGCCCTGCAACTTATTGAGGATGGTAAGAAGGTTGTAATCTTCGGTGTAGGATCTTCTTCCATTGCAGCACTTGATATGCAAACAAGATTACTCAGGATTGGCATTAATGTCGAAGTTTTCGGAGATCCTCACTTTCAAATAATGAGAACAGCCTCTATGGATACTGATACTATCGTAATCGCGATCAGTCTCACAGGAAGTTCTAAAGATACTGTAGATAGCGTGGAAGCGGCTAAGAAGAAAGGTGCTAAAGTAATTTCCATAACTAACTACAGTAAATCTCCTTTAACAAAGCTTTCTGATTGTATACTGTTATCTTCTGCAAAAGAAAGTCCATTGGATAGTGGTTCTCTTGTTTCTAAAGTTGCTCAGTTATTTGTGATTGATTTGATTTGTACAGGTTTGACTATCAGAAATTTCGAAAGAGCAGAAGAATCCAAAATGATTATAAGTGAGAGTATTACTGGAAAGTTATATTAA
- the nadX gene encoding aspartate dehydrogenase, with protein sequence MDIGIIGAGAIANVMMERINHDRHENLKVKSVFVRNEEKYQHLEDEFGITLYTDLEAFLSSDIDIVVEAANGEVVKSHMPEVLKHKDAMLISVGALADGALVAELMQIAKKYDHTLHLPSGAVGGLDLIQNAQSHGELKRVRLTTRKPAAALSYEDLQSERVVFDGRAKEAITLYPQNMNVAIILGMAGMGIEETEVTLIADPNVDRNIHHIEVEGAFGKAEFKVENQPLPDNPKTSYLAAISILGTLERMNRHFRIG encoded by the coding sequence ATGGATATCGGAATCATTGGCGCAGGGGCAATTGCGAATGTGATGATGGAGCGGATCAATCATGACCGCCATGAAAATTTGAAGGTCAAAAGCGTCTTTGTGAGGAATGAAGAAAAGTATCAGCACCTGGAAGATGAGTTTGGGATCACGCTGTATACGGACCTTGAGGCATTCCTATCGTCAGATATAGACATCGTAGTGGAAGCGGCAAATGGGGAAGTGGTGAAGTCGCATATGCCGGAAGTGCTCAAGCACAAGGACGCGATGCTGATCAGTGTCGGTGCCCTGGCGGACGGTGCACTTGTGGCCGAATTGATGCAGATTGCGAAAAAATATGACCACACCCTCCATCTGCCATCCGGTGCGGTCGGCGGCCTGGACCTCATACAGAATGCCCAGTCCCATGGGGAATTGAAGCGTGTCAGGCTGACGACGAGGAAGCCCGCGGCTGCACTCAGCTATGAGGATCTGCAGTCCGAACGGGTCGTGTTCGACGGCAGGGCGAAGGAGGCCATCACACTCTATCCGCAGAATATGAACGTGGCGATCATCCTCGGCATGGCCGGCATGGGCATCGAGGAGACGGAAGTGACGCTGATCGCAGATCCGAATGTCGACCGCAACATCCATCATATCGAAGTCGAAGGGGCATTCGGCAAAGCGGAATTCAAAGTGGAGAACCAGCCGCTGCCTGATAATCCGAAGACGAGCTATCTTGCCGCCATCAGCATCCTCGGCACACTGGAGCGCATGAACAGGCACTTCAGGATCGGGTAG